ACATTTCCTTGACTCAGACAGCAGCTGGCAGGTCGCCATCTCCTCCCGCCCGGCCCGGCCAGCCTCTCGAACCCGGGTCTCTAGGCCCCAGGCGGAGCCACAGGTCTTCCCGTTGTGCGTGCAGGGGCTCCAGCTGCCCCAGGGGCCTAGTTCACACTCCTCTGCAGGGCgaagggacagacagacagacagacagacagatgaggCCTCTGGTAGTGAGCACCCTTCAGGCCCTAGGTGGCATCTAGAGGTCTGAGGACACCATACCCCCCTAAGGCTCACTCTGTTGCTAGGAGtggaggggacacattcaaaaAGGGGACAATAGTCAGAAGAACCTGCGATGGAAGCATGCTCAGGCATGCAGCGCCTGCTCTGGGCCCGAAGCCAGGGGGAGGACTTCCTGGCTTTGAAGAGGCTCCCAGAGGAGGTGACTCCTCAGGTGGGGGAAAGGAAGCCCGGTCTAGTGTGCAAAGCCCTGGCCCCATGCTGGAAGCCAGGTGGCCAGAGTTGGGGCGAAGGTCCAGAGGGGTCTGGAGGCTGGCTGGGAAGCCTTCGGAAGCAGGACACGGGCCTTAAACTTGATCACCTGCTTTTGATGAAGGCAGAAGGTACCCAAAGCTGCTGGGAAGGACAATCAGGTCATGGACATAACAGTTCTTAATAGGAGGTaatttatttacacacacacacacacacacacacacacacacacacagagttcttttttcacatttgatGCCGAGGTAGAGCAGAACACAGGTGGTTGTGAATACCCCCATTTTGCAGATTAGGACACTGAGGCCTGGGGCAGTCAAGGGTTTTGCTTGGGGCTCTCACAGAGCAGGTTCGAGAGGCAGTGGGGCCCAGAAAGCAGGTTTCCAGAACTTAGGACGTCGTTGGTCCTACCACTAGATGCATTCAAGAGTGACCGTATGCCACCCCACTGCTGTTGTGGGCAGAGGGCAGCCAAAGACAGGACAGACCCAAGCCTGACTCCTGGAACCTGTCACCACAAGGTTCCCCTGAACCTGGGAGGGCAGGGGTGCTCAGTGCGTCAGGGAGGCAGAGCCAGCTGAGAGGACACGGGGCGCAGCCTGGGGGACTGGGAAGGTCTCCTGGAGGGCACTCCTGAACTGAACCATTAAGTGGCATGTTGTGGGAGgcacagggagggcaggaggtgCTTCAGGTAGAAGGGCTAATcccagtgaggtccccagggtatTCCACCCAGGAGACTCTCCTGGAACGGCAAGCTGGCGGAGCCTGTGCATAGAGGGCAGCAGAGTGATGAGGCGGGAGAGGCTCCAGAGTGGGGCCAGACTGCCCAGGCCTAGGGTGGGAGCGCTCTGCCCAAGGTCAACGGGAGCCACAGAAGGGCCTTGAGCAGGAGAGAAACCTGAACCGAACATAATCTTGAAACAATCACCCTGGCTGCCGGTGAAAAGCGGGATGAGAGAATCGAGGCAAGGAGAAGGGCAGGAGGTTGCAGCCATAATCCTAGCCACGGGCAGAGGGTGGAGATGTGGAAGGTGAGGGTGGAGCAGGGATCAGGCGTGTCAGGTGGGCAGGCTTGGGAGCTTTATGCTGcttcagatttttctttgaagttctgcCACCAACATATCACGCACTTATTCTCCTGTCTCCCCGCTGAGAGCCCGGCTGAGAGACCCGTCTGTGAGGGTAGAAGCTGGTTTGCTGACTAAGGTCCCATCACTTAGGAAAGAGACTAGCCGGGCAGGTGCACTAGTGATGATTCCTAGACTGAGGGAGAGGTTGGCACCTGGGTCCTGGGCATGACCACCCAGGGGCCTCTCAGCTGGTTACTGATAGAAGGAACCCTGGGAAAGTACAAGCTGGGGACTGGGGAAGCGGGAGGAGCCTCCAGAGGGGCGGGGAAGGGGAGGGGCCTCCagaggggcaggaaggggaggaGCCTCCAGAGGGGCGGGGAAGGGAGGGGCTTCTagaggggcaggaaggggaggaGCCTCCAGAAGGGGCGGGGAAGGGGAGGAGCCTCCTGAGGTggggggagaaggggagggactTCCAGAGGGGCGGGGAAGCTGGGAAAGGTCTCCAGAGGCTGGTGGTGTAGGGGGCTGTTGCTCAGCGAGACGGGGAGTTGGGAACTCTCTGCTGTTGGAAGAGCCATGAATGAGTGTCCGGGGAGGTGTGGGCAGAGACGCCTCCTGGTTCCGGTCAGAATGCCAGGGCACAGCCTGGGGTAAGGGTAAGATCACAAAGGGTCGGATAAGCTGCTGTCAGTCAGTAATCAGAGCAGTAATAATACTGACGCTAAACCGCATTGGGCATATTAAGCACTAAGTCACAGCAATACATTTAATGTTCATAACATTTAATGCATTTAATCTTTCAGCCCCTCCCCATGGGGTAGGTTCTGGGTTctactgtgattttctttttaacctttggAGAAAGCAAGAGAAGTGCCTTGCTTGTGGTCACTAGTGGTCAGGTTTTAAAGCCAGCGCTTGATCGAGATCTGTTCTATTCCAAAACTGTTGCTCTTCTGTACCCTGCTGCCTCCTTGGTGATGATGTAATGCTGCCGGTGTAGGTGGTGACGGTGACACAATCAGGGTGCCTGTCTCGACTCTAGCACACGGGAGGGTCCCTCTGTGTAGGTCCCAGGAGTACCCGACTTGGTGGTGCTGAGCCTCCCATGGCCATGTGACTTTCTACCACATTCACTTCCCAGTCTCCTGACACCTCTCCCCAAACCCTGCTCCAGGGCCCCACTCACCCTGGCACTCGCGTGTGTTCTGGTGGGTCAGGGTGCCTGGCGGGCAGCTAGGCAGGCACTTCCCCTTGTACAGGTAGAACCGCCGCTTGCACCGGATGCAGAAGTCCTGGCTGAAGCAGCTCTCACACGTGGCCCCGCATTCTGTAACAGAGTCAGGGACAACCCTGGTGAGAGCGGCTGTGGGCGGGGGATCCTGTGGGTCTGCCTGAGCAGCCCCAGGTTAAGTTGCACTGGATCAGGACTCAGTGTCTCCTCTGAAGTTCAGACTTGGCAGAGTCAGTCTGGACTGCATGTGAGGAGCTTTCCCCCTCTCCTTTGAGCTGAGGTTCAGAAGGAACTAGTGACGTGCTTGAAGTCATACAGCAAATCTGGGCTGGGTGTGAGGACTCCCCAACTCTGTTTCCACCAAGGCTCGGGGAGAGTGATGATCTGTCCCAGGTCATAGCAAAAACAGAGTTAGGAGTTAGGACTCCTTTCCCTATTTGAGCTAATCCCTGAGAAGGCGAGTAACATGCCCAATGCCACACAGCAAACTAGAGCAGAAGTCACAGTTCCCTGTCCTATTAGGGCTGAGACCTATTAGTGTCACGTTTAATGCTGATGAAGGCAGAGAGGGGATTGGCCTCGGAGCCAGTCTGGAACCAAGCAGGTATCAGAGTTTGGACTCAGGCAGATTCCAGCTTCCCCTCTGGATGTGCTGGGGGACAGGGTGGGATGCGGACCAGCCCTGCCCAGGAGCCCACCTTCAGCCCAGGACAAGAGAGGAAGCACATACTTTTGCACCTGTTGACCTCCTGGCCGCGGATGCCGAAGAAGCCGAGGGGACAATCGTGCACACACTTGCCGTACTGGCGGATTCCTTCCCGGCGGATGAACAGGAAGAGTCTCTGCTGGCAGGTGGAGCAGCCATTCTCCTCCGAGCAGATGACACAGCCCGTGCAGTTACCCCCCAGGCCAGTGCCCACTGCCAGTCAGACCagggtggaaggaaggagagggagagagagagagatggtcaCGCCATGTGTGAGCAGCTCGGACTGTCTCCTTGGGATAGGAACTGGGCACGTAGGTACCCAAAgaaaagactacatttcccaacTCCCCTTGCAACTAGATACAGTCAAGTGGCCCAAACCTGGCTAATGGAATGTAAGGTAATGTGCTtctagaacaaggcaggggtggggggtgtgCCCTTTGATGTCCCCTCATCATGTCTATCGGGTGGAATGAGAACATGATGATTGGAGCACAGGCAATCATTTTGGATCATGAGGTGAAAACCATGCTGAGTGGATGATGGAGAAACAAGATCAAAAGAGCCTGGATTCCTGAGGAAGGTAGCGCTCCTGTCCCAGCGCTGTTATGGGGTTCCGTGAAGAGATGTCGGCCTCTTTTGCTCCAGCTGGACCTAAGCGTGTCTTTACAGCCTTTCAGATCTGTCCTCTtcccacaccttttttttttttttttttttgtggtgctggggatcgaacccagggccttgtgcccaCACCTTTTTGATCACAGACAGGTGAtcaggagagagggacagagatgaGAGCAGAGACAGCAGTAGCAGAGGCTGCCTGTCCTTCCAGGCAAGCACGAGAGGGCTCTCGGTGGCAAGGGCACCTTAGGAGGAGCCAGGCTTGAACGGTCTCTGCTGCTGTCTTGCACCAGGCTGGCAGGTGCCCCACAGAAAGAGGCAGCAGTGTAAGCCGCTGGGGGTAGGAGCTGGGGAGAGTCCGGAAGTGAAGGACAGAGTAGCTTCTTACAGGGAGTACCTGGGGAACCTCTGAACTGCTTCTCCTTATACCCCCCCAAGGTCGCACTGCGTAACGCTCTGAGCATACACCCACACTCCCGGAGCCCCAGGGCCACCCCACGAGGGTCGTTCTTGGCTCTCCAGCTCCTAGCCCCTCTCCTGTTCCTCCCCATGTCCCATCTCCCTTGTCAAGGCATTTCCTCCGGGTGCTTGTCCCTGGAACAGGAACCAAGGAGGCCTGGCCCTACCCCTAGTCAGCAGAGGGTTCCTGGCTGTGGCCAGGACACACGGGGACACAGGAATGGGGTCCTTGCTGGAGGCAGTGAAAGCTCTCTGCCctgtctcccctctctctctgggTCGAGCATGGCTGCTTCCCAAACCTAATCTTCAGCCCCCTGTATTCATGAGCCCCCAATGGATCCAGCTGATAACCTGATAACTCCATTTCTGTTGCTTACAACCAAGTCGCCTGACAGAAGCAGGCAGACTCATGCAAAGGACCCCGCAACTTATATGCACCTTCATTCTCTTGCCCTAGAAGGGGAAAATGGAACAGGAGAGTAGAGTGAATTTTTTTggtatgtttgtttttgtatctCCAAAACTGTAGGCCTGGCAGGGCCCCGAGGACAGAGAGAAAGTGTGATGTTGTAACAGGGATTCCCAGAACCCGAGAGAACAACATCAACAGATTTTAACAGAGCTGAGTATTCCCACTCACTTGGCAACAAGTTTTAAATTCTCATAATACCAAAGACAGGTCAGGACGAGAGGAAACTTTTGCATCTGATAGGCATGGAAACTGGAGAAAAATCTAGCAGTGTCTAGTAACTTGAAGATGTGTCTCTTCAAACGCAGTGATTTGATAACCCTTAGCACATCACCAGCTCCTACGGTGCAGATCACTGAGCTCCACCCTGGAGCCTCTGATTCCACAGGTCTTCAGAGGGGTCTGGGAATATGCATTGCTATCTGGTCCTGGAATCACACTTTGAGAGTCACCAGACTGGAGAAACTCTTGTATATGTGCACAAAGAAGCATGTGCAAAGACGTTTATTGCAGAATGATTTAATagcaaacaattttgaaaaatgaactcTCTCAAAGAAGTAAACGCATGGTGGTAGAATCACATACCTCAACCATATGCTACATACACAATCCAGTCATGATAATTGATGGAGGTAGAGTTACAGTTATCGTTGTGGGCCCAACTCAAAGACATGCCTAGAGGAAGAACCAACTTGCACCATGAATCACACAGTATGAGCCATTTATATCAAATTCAAAAGCCTACAGAACCACACTTGGTAACATTTATGATACAGAAATATGCATGAAGAGTAAAATCCATATAAGGGATAACACACACTGAATTCAGAATGGTGCCACCTCTGGGGTCAGGCATAGGGTAAGGGATGGGAAAGACGACTAGGGACTTCACTTTTATCTGtaacatttcatttcttaaaatcagAAGCAACTGTGAAAATAGCAGGATTTGATCAAAATTGTCGAAACCATTTTCATTAATTAGTTTTTATTCTTGACTGTATGAAATAGTTCATAATAAAGatccatttaaagaaaaagaatttagctCCTACAGAGCCCTTGGGCTGGGAGAGGACCACATTCTCTTTGTTCCTTCTCAGATCCCCAGGCCAAACTCTGCCCCATCCCCAAGCTGAGGTCGTGGGCAGGGGAAAGGGACCAATTCTGGAGACTGGGCACTGTACTAGGAGTCCTGTGTGTTCCTTCTCTCTGTCCACCTGAGGAAAGAAACTCTGATTTCTAGCGGCATTCACGCCGCCTAAGAAAGACTGCATTTCCCAGGCTCCTTTGCAGCGACGTATGATCACATGTCTGATTCTGACCAATGGGAGCCGAGTGGGCGTGTCCTGGGCAATCCTGGGAAACGCTTGAGCTCTAGGCTACTCGCTTGCGCCTGCCAGCCCGACTGCAGGCTTTCGTAGCTGGAGTCCCGGCAGATGTCAGGGCGGAAGGACCTTATAGAAGAACTTTGAAACTGTCCCTtgctccccttcctttcccttcgcCGTCCGCCCCTCCTATGTGCTGAAGAGAAGCTCCTTCTTAGGTTTTAATTAACTAGCCAAGGAGGGCAAAGGTTCCCGCGCGAGGAAAGGATGCACCTCCTGTGAACAAGGCCCCGCCCAGCGCGTGGCCTCTCTGTTCACTGTACCGAAAGCCCTTTGCACCCTGAACCCGCCCCCCACGAAGGAAATTTGGGGTGAAAAAGCCGCTCTATCTTCTCCAAGGCTGGTTTCTTCCACCAACTCCTGACCCCGAATTTTTGGTCGCTACAGGAGCGGCGGGCAGCACGGACATTTGATTGCCATAAGAACCTCATAGTGCAGTTACACCAGCCCTGCTGCAGAGATTCTTCCATGGGACGGGAAGGAAAGCGTAGGCATCCTGTTTGGGCCACTGGGTCTTTCTGACATAGAATGACTGATGCTGTCGCCTCTTCAGTCACGCAGGTCAGAGTGACATCAGTGGGCACCAGGGTGCCCTCTTCGGTGCCTCGGCACTATGTAAGCCCCCTGGAGCCAAGATGCTCCAGGACACTGACAGAGGGCAAGGGGTCCCTCGATTCACGTGAGGTGAATCCCTGCCACCCGGTAGAACAGGAGTTCAAATGAACGTTCAGTTGCAGAAAAACGAAGTGGTGTTTCCGGCAGACTGAGTTTGTGGACTGAGATGACCTGACGTGTGAGCACTGACATTTTTGCCCCCAAGGAAATCCAGGCTCAGGGAGGTAAAATGTCATCCTGTGTCATGCAGAATCAATAGGGGCAGGGCGCAGCTCAGTCTGCCCCACAGGGCCCTCCTAGGGCACTTGTTTGGGACCTCCTCAGTGTTGGGCAGAGCTGGGGCGGCAGGGGTCAGAGCCATGGGCTTCTGACCCCTAAGACTCACAACCCGATCGGAAGGACTGAAGCCACAGAAGTGATAACAAGAGGCTTGAGCTAAGGGCCCCAAGACCAGGACAAGGCAAAACTGTTACGCTGCTCAAGAGGTTAAGTATCACTCAGTCCTAGTGCAATTTCACTGGGGACCCAGAGATTGAAAGGAGTGCAGCCTTCCCCAAGGAAGCCCCAGTTAGACGTCAGCACTATTTATGGAATGGTGACTCAACATGCTGACGGCTCAGAGACCAAGAAGAACCTTTCTTTGACTTCGGAGAGGGTGTGTGCCGGCGAACGCGGGATGGATCTTCACATCTTTGAAGGGAGATGTTTGTCTCCTGCCGCATCTCTGGCCCGGCACTTGGCTAGGATGCCCTCTAGTGCCACCAAGTTGTAATGGCACCTCTGACTTTATGAATTCTGGTCTTACTCTGTCTGGCCTTTTATGCCATCTCTGTAACTCACTAGAAAAAGACAATGACACCCCCTTAAGGTCAGGGTGTGGCTGTCATCCCTTCATTTTGATAATAGACAACTAGAATTCATGCAGTACTGCTCTAAAATGATTCCGACTCGATGGTTCTTAAATTTGACCATGCATCTGAATCCTAGGGAGGCTTACAGAGTATCTGGTTTGGGTCTAGGAATGTGCATTTTAACAagtccaaaataaatttaatagatATTTCAGAGATGTCTTCTCCGCTCAGTCTCCCTTCTCTGAGAACTAATGCCAGCAACCATGCTTGTATTGTATGAACCTGACCCTGACCGATGGCTCATCTGGGCTGGGCCAGTTAGGTCATCTCTCTTGAGATTGACTGAGGATGATGGACAATGGTCTGGATTGGCCTCTTGACCCACGGATAGCCACAGGTGGGAAAGGTGGCCTGTTCTAGTGCACATGATTTCCCCACAGTAAGGTGGCCAAAAGACACCAGCAGGCCCCAGCACCAATGGCCACTCCCTTTGCTAACAGAGGCCCTTCCCTCCACACTCCCTGACTTTGAGGAGCCATCTCCACTCTGACACTTTATCTGGGCTTGGGCAAATGGGGTATCAGGTCCCCTTGGCCTCAGTGGCTGTAGGTGCAGATACAGGCATGTGGCCCAACCAGGGCTGGTCTTGGAATTTTTGCTTGTCAgtaggtatatgtgtgtgtgtgtgtgtgtgtgtgtgtgtgtgtgcccatgcatgtgtgtgtgtgaatgcatgtTGTCTTTTCTACTCTGTGGATCTAGGAGGATGTAGGTCAGAGATGGTAGGTGGTGCCATGGTAAGGAAGAACCTCCCAAGAATAAGGCCACACAGAATCGAGAGCCAGGAAATAAAGACAAGTTACAAAAGGAGCCATCTGTGCACCCGGATCTAACCCTGGCAAGTCAAACATGCTTGTCTCTTCTCAAGCCACTTCGACTTAggttttctgtcatttgcaaccaaatgatttttgactaacagaagcagaaagacagagagagagagagagagagagagagagagaacaaatcaGATGCAGAGACAAAGAGGGAACATACAAATCAGATGCAGAAAGAGAAGCAACAAACAGAAACCTCACGGGCTCCAAAAGACAGACAAAGCTTCTGAACACCTTCCAGTCCCTCCCAAGGCTTGGCTTGCCCCATAACCCTAAAGAAAGTCACTGTTCCACTTGAGCTAATTCTGTTCTGTCAACTTATAATCAAAACGCGTGAAACTCACTAGATAGGAAACAGATCATCATGGAACAGCTCTGCTTCTGCAGGGTACAGGGGTCTGGAGCTCACCCACCCAATCTCATGTCCCAAGGAACCCTGAGGTCCTAGGTAGCACACTTTGGAAACTTCTGGATCCTTCTCTACCTCGGGGGAATCCTGACCTCCATTGCTGCTCTCTTCCAGCTCAGATCTGTGTTTCTAGATAAAAGCATTTAAGCTCTAATTGCAACCTTCTGAGTTTTCTTGGGGTATCAAGAGGGATGGCATCTTACGTAACTTAGCAACTGTCTGCCATAACCAATCCCATCTTCTCCAAGTCAAGATGCCAGTTGGCCCCCTATGCATGGCCCTGCATGGCTCCAGCTGCTGGAGAGGCTTGAATGACATCTGATGAGTCACTCATCTTTCCCCAGGCATCCAGGGGGAGGAGCTGAGACTTGGatgtccattttacagagaatGATAATCACGCCAGACTTGACAGTTCACACAGTCATGTCGGCTGTGCACCTCTGGACGCATGCGTTACCCCCCGGGTTGAGTGacgcattcattcattcaataaatagttCTGGACCCCTACTGTGTGTCAGATCCAGGGCTAGAAGCTCACTGGCTTTGGTGGCACTGCTACTTTACTTCTCTGTGCCCTGGGTTTTGtagctgtaaaatggggataattattACCCTGCAGTGTTGTTGTGGATTAAAGGAGAAGGACATGCAAAACTCTTGGAGCCCAGCACACAGCAGGCAGCCAATACACTGGAGCATTGATATTACATTGAAGAGGGCGATGTGTTTCCTGCCTGAGCGGGTCTTAAAAATCCAAGGACATGTGTCATGGTACAGGAACCCAGGTGGAAATCCTGGCTTCAGCACTCATtgagtgaccttggacaagtccctCCATCCCTGAAGGTTTGTTTCCCCATCTGAAAAACTGTGACTGCCACTCCCCATAGACCTTGTTATCAGAGGTGTTGCCAAAGATCCAGCAAGTgtctgcacatagtaggtgctcctCCATCACCCACACTCCCTTCCTGTCCCCCCACTGTCATGGCACACAGTGGGACTGCGAACCGCCTTTTGGTCCCTCCCCCCTTTCACAGAGGCCAGAGACATTGGTGAGGCTGGAGGGTGAACAGCAGGGATCAAGGGGcaggtttcttcttcttcttctttctttctttatttatttttggcactggggattgaatccaggggtgcttaaccactgacagcatccccagccccttttattttttatttggagacagagtctcactaaattgcttaggaccttgctaagttgctgaggctgcctttgaaactcgagatcctcctgcctcagcctcccaaggcattggggttacaggcatgtgccacggtgccTGGCTAGGTTTATTCTTTTTGTTGGGAACAAGGAAAGATTGTTGCTTCTCAAACACATTTCCCAGTCCCAGGTCACCCACATCCTGAAAATGGGCCTGAGCACTCCCCACCCTACCCCCGCCTTCAGGAGTCAGTGGCTCAACGTTTGCAATTGACCTCTACGTTCTTTTCCTTTGGGTAGATTTAAAGTCACCTCTGCCACGTCACACGTCCCATCTACTTCCACTCCGCAGCACTTCCCTTGAGGGGCTGGATAGGCTCGGGGGATCACCCTGAGAATTACATGTTATCCCAGACAAGTTCACCTCTGCCACCCAGCGAGCCTGTGACTGAAATACCCTTAGT
The Sciurus carolinensis chromosome 2, mSciCar1.2, whole genome shotgun sequence DNA segment above includes these coding regions:
- the Rspo4 gene encoding R-spondin-4; translation: MRPARPEQSPRHRRAVWPPGKPRARLDQAAQMRAPLCLLLLVAHAVDMLALNRRKKQVGTGLGGNCTGCVICSEENGCSTCQQRLFLFIRREGIRQYGKCVHDCPLGFFGIRGQEVNRCKKCGATCESCFSQDFCIRCKRRFYLYKGKCLPSCPPGTLTHQNTRECQEECELGPWGSWSPCTHNGKTCGSAWGLETRVREAGRAGREEMATCQLLSESRKCPLQRPCPGERSPRQKKGRKDGRPRKDRKLERRPDGRLRQPGAAQ